One segment of Trichlorobacter ammonificans DNA contains the following:
- a CDS encoding ferritin-like domain-containing protein, producing the protein MDAFEFALSMELDGKAYYENLAGETSQPGLKKVFLGLAADEQKHYDTILAIRGLGSVGMADSAVLEDARGIFRELVEEKRNSPAPSTELLAYRHAMTIEARSVKFYEEAARLETEPAVSGLFQRIAEEEKKHFTVMDNIYSYMLAPHTFLAWGEFSNLTEYY; encoded by the coding sequence ATGGATGCATTCGAATTCGCATTGAGCATGGAACTGGACGGCAAGGCTTACTACGAGAACCTCGCCGGAGAAACGTCGCAGCCGGGGCTGAAGAAGGTCTTTCTCGGTCTCGCCGCCGACGAACAGAAACACTACGACACCATCCTGGCTATACGCGGCCTGGGCAGTGTCGGCATGGCCGATTCCGCAGTGCTGGAGGATGCCCGCGGCATCTTCCGGGAGCTTGTGGAGGAAAAGAGGAACAGTCCGGCTCCGTCGACGGAACTTCTGGCCTACCGGCACGCCATGACTATTGAGGCCCGGAGCGTGAAGTTCTACGAAGAAGCGGCGCGGCTGGAAACCGAGCCGGCTGTCTCCGGGCTGTTCCAGCGGATCGCTGAGGAGGAGAAGAAGCATTTCACGGTTATGGACAACATCTACAGCTACATGCTGGCTCCCCATACCTTCCTGGCCTGGGGGGAGTTCAGCAACCTCACCGAGTATTACTGA
- a CDS encoding phenylacetate--CoA ligase family protein — MNRRLAEQTLIYPLHYLRQERIGAWLSEVRAVNGASRADIARYQRTRLCEVVRTARHSPSPGYAPLRGATDQLTEERIIGLLHDFPPQSKEAMRATVAAGGRPRGMASDYRSTSGSTGLPFQFYKDRYATGFMDAVLYAAYAWHGIAVGDPQARFWGMPLTPRGAAVARIKDLLKNRLRFSAFDLSEGARESYYRSLHRFRPAYFYGYPSLMATFCGHLLEQGRTLRSLPLKAVIGTGEYLYPQERKLVEEATGVPFVNEYGCTEVGIIGFECPRQNLHVMSANIYLEVLKDGRPVLDEAGDIHVTELHTRSTPFIRYSLGDRGILCSAPCPCGSSLPVMQVLSGRKDDYVLTPDGRKVYDAIFAYTLKRGVSRFRAVQTAVDRIEIAIVPGTDYSPELGSRYVRELQRHLGATVTIAISLVDTIEREPSGKLRYFRNAMAARTGRIPEEHGQP; from the coding sequence ATGAACCGGCGACTTGCTGAACAGACGCTCATCTATCCGCTGCACTATCTGCGGCAGGAGCGGATCGGCGCCTGGCTGAGCGAGGTCAGGGCGGTGAACGGTGCCAGCCGCGCCGACATCGCCCGCTACCAGCGGACCCGGCTCTGCGAGGTGGTCCGGACCGCCCGGCACAGCCCTTCTCCCGGCTACGCCCCGTTGCGCGGCGCGACGGATCAGCTCACGGAGGAGCGGATCATCGGCCTTCTGCACGACTTCCCTCCCCAGTCCAAGGAGGCGATGCGCGCCACGGTGGCGGCCGGGGGCCGTCCCCGGGGCATGGCCTCGGACTACCGCTCCACCAGCGGCTCCACCGGGCTTCCCTTCCAGTTCTACAAGGACCGCTACGCCACCGGCTTCATGGATGCGGTGCTCTATGCGGCCTACGCCTGGCACGGCATCGCTGTCGGCGACCCCCAGGCCCGCTTCTGGGGAATGCCGCTGACCCCCAGGGGGGCTGCCGTGGCGCGGATCAAGGACCTGCTGAAGAACCGGCTCAGATTTTCCGCGTTCGATCTGAGCGAGGGGGCCAGGGAATCCTACTACCGGAGTCTGCACCGCTTCCGTCCCGCCTACTTCTATGGCTATCCGAGCCTGATGGCCACGTTCTGCGGTCACCTGCTGGAACAGGGCCGCACCCTGCGTTCCCTTCCGCTGAAGGCGGTGATCGGCACCGGCGAATATCTCTACCCGCAGGAGCGGAAGCTGGTGGAAGAGGCCACCGGCGTCCCCTTTGTCAACGAATACGGTTGCACCGAAGTGGGAATTATCGGCTTCGAATGCCCCCGGCAGAACCTGCACGTCATGTCCGCCAACATCTACCTGGAAGTGTTGAAGGACGGCAGGCCGGTGCTGGATGAAGCCGGGGATATCCACGTGACCGAACTGCATACCCGCTCCACCCCCTTTATCCGCTACAGCCTGGGGGACCGGGGCATCCTCTGCAGCGCCCCCTGCCCCTGCGGCAGTTCCCTGCCGGTCATGCAGGTACTCTCCGGCCGCAAGGACGACTACGTGCTCACCCCGGATGGCCGGAAAGTGTACGATGCCATCTTCGCCTACACCCTGAAGCGGGGGGTGAGCCGCTTCAGGGCGGTCCAGACCGCCGTGGACCGGATCGAGATCGCCATTGTGCCCGGCACCGACTATTCGCCGGAGCTGGGCAGTCGCTACGTCAGGGAGTTGCAGAGGCACCTGGGTGCAACCGTGACCATTGCCATTTCCCTGGTGGATACCATTGAGCGGGAACCGTCGGGCAAGCTGCGCTATTTCCGCAACGCCATGGCAGCCCGGACCGGCCGTATTCCAGAGGAGCACGGACAACCATGA
- a CDS encoding dienelactone hydrolase family protein — MKSRILSVLCLLALLATAEAAGANVVGRLVDYRVGETVFKGFLAEDTALKTKRPAVLVVHEWWGHDEYVRRRAVMLAELGYVALAVDMYGDGKTARYPDEAEKLAGTVLKNRQVTEERFNAALAVLKQQPLVDPARIAAVGYCFGGTVVLQMARSGSDLKGAASFHGSLATDTPALPGEVRANLLVLGGDRDTLVPPAQVQAFLDEMTLAGASFRYIAYQGAKHGFTNPESDNYARKFGLPLAYDRRADFNSWTELRKFLHEIFKKAE, encoded by the coding sequence ATGAAATCGCGTATCCTGTCGGTACTGTGCCTGCTGGCGCTGCTGGCCACCGCAGAAGCAGCCGGAGCGAACGTCGTCGGCCGCCTGGTGGACTACCGGGTGGGAGAAACGGTCTTCAAGGGGTTTCTGGCCGAGGATACGGCCCTGAAGACCAAGCGTCCGGCCGTGCTGGTGGTACACGAATGGTGGGGGCATGACGAGTACGTGCGCCGTCGGGCCGTGATGCTGGCGGAGCTGGGCTACGTCGCCCTGGCAGTGGATATGTACGGCGACGGCAAGACGGCCCGCTACCCCGATGAAGCGGAAAAACTTGCCGGAACGGTGCTGAAAAACCGGCAGGTCACCGAGGAGCGGTTCAATGCCGCCCTGGCGGTTCTGAAACAGCAGCCACTGGTGGACCCCGCCCGGATCGCCGCCGTCGGCTACTGTTTCGGCGGTACTGTGGTGCTGCAGATGGCCCGCAGCGGTAGCGACCTGAAGGGAGCGGCCAGTTTTCACGGCAGTCTGGCCACCGACACCCCCGCCCTGCCCGGTGAGGTCAGGGCCAATCTCCTGGTGTTGGGCGGCGACCGGGATACGCTGGTTCCGCCGGCCCAGGTGCAGGCATTCCTGGACGAGATGACCCTTGCCGGCGCCTCCTTCCGCTATATCGCCTACCAGGGGGCGAAGCACGGCTTCACCAACCCGGAGTCGGACAACTATGCCAGAAAGTTCGGATTGCCACTGGCTTATGACCGGCGGGCCGACTTCAATTCATGGACGGAGCTGCGGAAGTTCCTGCACGAGATTTTCAAAAAGGCGGAATGA
- a CDS encoding N-6 DNA methylase: protein MSDLQIKRDEKKGKIWSHVRSKWLVETPEETVRQEYLLLLVNEYGFSLDQIAEEMDLTGRGSASARADFVIWRTAQDKADDNAPFIIVECKSDNVTIKPQDYGQGENYARICGAPFFVTHNSRETKYWRVKKDKVPGYTEEIENIPHGDASDKDIEELLSKLRAFKEKEFADLLHKCHNIIRNREKKDPAAAFDEIAKVLFIKVYVERQLLTRRNKTNLFTVDVLKNQIAENPLDNLFQETKRAYATDKIFEDDERINLKPATGEAIVKELEKYNLSDTSEDVKGVAFERFLGRTFRGEIGQFFTPRTIVEFMVHMVDPQEDDIVCDPASGSGGFLIRVFEIVREKILADADREYSAFKAEVEKDKSLTEEQRAKKLQDKFTEVQALIDQKREGSRLWKLSNRCIYGTDANDRMARTSKMNMIMHGDGHGGVHHHDGFLNVNGIFEGRFDIILTNPPFGANVEPTDKVLEVDITVNPAAQERYTKEYGDLYREAQNRVKAALNQPIAKLFELPKSSVNSKGEATYGKIKTEVLFIERCLDLLKPGGRLGIVLPEGIFNNPSLAYVREFTEDRAFLRAVVSLPQETFVSSGASVKCSLLFLQKFTEEEQQKFDKTYATAKAEVEARYADEIKAERERLESEIEAAKQAKDTEKRKALQTELKDYLKAMEVRQITEARQLLKERFDYPIFMYEAEKVGISATGEEDKNELYPNANQPADCDKTCLEWYREFLADPSAFAVAGGTE from the coding sequence ATGAGTGATTTACAGATTAAGCGCGACGAGAAGAAGGGGAAAATCTGGAGCCATGTGCGCAGCAAGTGGCTGGTGGAAACGCCCGAAGAAACGGTGCGTCAGGAATACTTACTGCTGTTGGTCAACGAATATGGTTTTTCCCTTGATCAGATTGCCGAAGAGATGGACTTGACCGGTCGGGGCTCGGCCTCCGCCCGTGCAGACTTTGTCATCTGGCGCACCGCTCAAGACAAGGCCGACGACAACGCCCCCTTCATCATCGTCGAATGCAAATCCGATAATGTCACCATCAAGCCGCAGGATTACGGCCAGGGCGAAAACTACGCCCGCATCTGCGGCGCTCCGTTTTTCGTCACTCACAACTCGCGGGAAACCAAATACTGGCGAGTCAAGAAAGACAAGGTACCGGGCTACACCGAAGAGATCGAGAACATTCCTCATGGCGACGCCTCCGACAAAGACATCGAGGAGTTGCTTTCCAAGCTCCGTGCCTTCAAAGAAAAAGAGTTCGCCGACCTGCTGCACAAGTGTCACAACATCATCCGCAACCGGGAGAAAAAAGATCCGGCCGCTGCCTTCGATGAAATCGCCAAAGTGCTGTTCATCAAGGTCTACGTGGAACGCCAGTTATTAACACGACGCAACAAGACCAACCTGTTTACCGTTGATGTACTGAAAAATCAGATCGCCGAAAACCCGTTGGACAACCTCTTTCAAGAAACCAAGCGGGCTTACGCCACCGATAAAATTTTTGAAGATGACGAGCGTATTAATCTCAAACCGGCCACAGGAGAGGCCATCGTCAAGGAGTTGGAGAAATACAACCTTTCCGACACCAGCGAGGACGTGAAAGGTGTCGCCTTCGAACGCTTCCTTGGCCGTACCTTCCGGGGCGAGATCGGCCAGTTCTTCACCCCGCGTACTATCGTTGAATTTATGGTGCACATGGTCGATCCCCAGGAAGACGACATTGTCTGCGACCCGGCCAGCGGTTCAGGCGGGTTTCTGATCCGGGTTTTTGAAATCGTGCGTGAAAAAATTCTTGCCGACGCTGATCGAGAGTACAGCGCCTTCAAGGCCGAAGTGGAGAAAGACAAGTCGCTCACCGAGGAGCAGCGGGCCAAAAAGCTTCAGGACAAATTCACCGAGGTGCAGGCGCTCATCGACCAGAAGCGCGAAGGTTCTCGTCTGTGGAAGCTTTCCAATCGCTGCATCTACGGTACCGACGCCAACGACCGCATGGCCCGCACCAGCAAGATGAACATGATTATGCACGGCGACGGCCACGGTGGTGTTCACCACCACGACGGCTTTTTGAACGTCAACGGCATCTTCGAGGGGCGCTTTGACATCATCCTCACCAATCCGCCCTTCGGCGCTAATGTCGAGCCCACCGACAAGGTGCTGGAGGTGGATATTACCGTTAACCCGGCGGCGCAAGAGCGATACACAAAAGAATACGGCGACCTCTACCGCGAGGCCCAGAATCGGGTGAAGGCGGCGCTTAATCAACCCATAGCCAAGTTATTTGAATTACCCAAAAGCTCTGTGAACAGTAAAGGTGAAGCAACATACGGCAAGATTAAAACCGAGGTGCTGTTTATCGAACGTTGCCTTGACCTGCTCAAGCCCGGCGGCCGCCTTGGCATTGTCCTGCCGGAAGGCATTTTCAACAACCCATCCCTCGCCTACGTGCGCGAGTTCACTGAAGACCGCGCCTTCCTCCGCGCTGTGGTCAGCCTGCCGCAGGAGACCTTTGTCAGCTCCGGGGCCAGCGTGAAATGCTCGTTGCTCTTTCTGCAGAAATTCACTGAAGAGGAACAGCAGAAGTTTGACAAGACTTATGCCACGGCCAAGGCGGAGGTAGAAGCCCGGTATGCCGACGAGATCAAAGCGGAACGGGAGCGGTTGGAAAGCGAAATCGAGGCGGCCAAGCAGGCCAAGGACACAGAAAAGCGCAAGGCCCTGCAAACGGAACTCAAGGACTACCTAAAGGCGATGGAAGTCCGGCAGATCACCGAGGCGCGGCAACTGCTCAAGGAACGTTTCGACTATCCCATCTTCATGTACGAGGCGGAAAAGGTCGGCATCTCCGCCACCGGCGAGGAGGATAAGAACGAACTCTACCCCAACGCCAACCAGCCTGCCGATTGCGACAAGACCTGCCTGGAGTGGTATCGGGAGTTTCTGGCCGACCCGAGCGCCTTTGCCGTTGCTGGAGGTACTGAGTAA
- a CDS encoding Fic family protein, with product MSAKSIYQPPYTITTEILNRVAAISEVIGRLTVLTDQSRALRLRRINRVRTIHGSLAIEGNTLSEAQITAILEGKRVIAPPREVQEVKNALAAYDRFDAWHPEAEKDLLEAHRLLMSGLIDEAGTYRRGGVGVMAGRQVIHMAPPADRVPQLMGNLFRWLTTTDAHPLIASSVFHYEFEFIHPFADGNGRMGRLWQSLILARWNPLFGDIPVESLIFEHQAEYYQALQESTRQTDSAPFITFMLRMILDTVASSAPQVAPQVTPQVGELVAVLQGEMGREALQSALGLLDRKSFRERYLKPALAHGLIEMTVPDKPNSRLQKYRLTDKGRQQRMHLGDGYHHIDSGQ from the coding sequence ATGAGCGCAAAATCTATCTACCAGCCTCCCTACACCATCACCACGGAAATTCTCAACCGGGTCGCCGCCATCAGCGAGGTCATCGGGCGGCTGACCGTGCTCACCGACCAGTCCAGAGCATTGCGGCTGCGGCGTATCAACCGCGTCCGCACCATCCACGGTTCGCTGGCCATCGAGGGCAACACCCTGAGTGAGGCGCAGATTACCGCGATTCTGGAGGGTAAGCGGGTGATAGCCCCGCCCCGCGAGGTACAGGAGGTGAAAAACGCCCTGGCTGCCTATGACCGTTTTGACGCGTGGCACCCGGAAGCGGAAAAGGATCTGCTGGAGGCGCATCGCCTGCTGATGTCCGGCCTGATCGATGAAGCGGGAACATACCGGCGCGGCGGCGTGGGGGTGATGGCAGGCCGACAGGTCATCCACATGGCGCCGCCTGCGGATCGGGTGCCGCAGCTGATGGGCAACCTTTTCCGCTGGCTGACCACCACCGACGCCCATCCGCTCATAGCCAGTTCGGTCTTTCACTATGAGTTCGAATTTATTCATCCCTTTGCTGACGGCAACGGCCGCATGGGGCGGTTATGGCAAAGCCTGATCCTTGCCCGCTGGAATCCCCTTTTTGGCGACATCCCGGTGGAAAGCCTGATCTTTGAGCACCAGGCCGAGTATTATCAGGCGTTGCAGGAGAGCACCCGTCAGACCGATTCCGCGCCTTTCATCACCTTCATGCTGCGGATGATCCTGGATACCGTAGCCTCTTCCGCCCCCCAAGTCGCCCCTCAAGTCACCCCCCAAGTCGGCGAGCTGGTAGCCGTGCTACAGGGAGAGATGGGCCGCGAGGCGTTACAGTCGGCTCTCGGCCTGCTGGACCGCAAATCCTTCCGCGAGCGCTACCTCAAACCGGCCTTGGCCCACGGCCTGATTGAGATGACCGTTCCAGATAAACCCAACAGCCGCCTGCAGAAATACCGCCTTACCGACAAGGGCCGTCAGCAGCGTATGCACCTTGGCGATGGCTACCATCACATCGACTCCGGTCAGTAA
- a CDS encoding glycosyltransferase, with protein sequence MSHPTVSIIIPARNEAQNLPGVLAALRAAVAEYPGRCELLLIDNGSTDATREVAAAHGCAVYEDRTASIARLRNIGVEKSTGTIVAFLDADCLVHPRWLHSCVAKLGNDAIGLTGTRAVPDFKNATWVELAWYRLVSGVERPDHPPWIGSSNMVIHRDLFRAVGGFDEHLTTAEDVNLCHKVRQSHLVCLNKEIDTIHLRESKTLGNLLRRELWRGAGSIRQFRDSRRKRDDAPSVLVPTLHLAAICTLPPLLPFSMTATGLLFALLLLLPLALIHRKKALVGGIADFAAVYLVASVFLLARALAVGVELAAMTAAAATKLSPGLFAPGRATVRSLLLLLLILGSGPLCFGEILFEENFDAQPDWNVTNSYTAECAGACATAPPNWSNYRTVPGTAALANPTGSIRRLPGSLPDHGGGTGKAYIVYNQSVAGVNWPGDATLVKVLPRDYPELYIRFWIRTQDNWQTVPNAQSKIFRAYHWDRTGNLFQFFSTGTVNPAYIWDWSTNSANSATYMNAYRCDPQETNYYCTAPGVPSYQLNDYYQRWGNGPAGNVYADGRWHRYDVHLKMNDIGSNNGILEWWWDGVLIESRRDVQWKGATGSDPVIGWNTIAIGGNSNNTFSGAVPADQWYAIDDLVVSSTPLVTPSAGTGSSISPAAVQSPAQGGSVTFSVTALPGYGIVAVSGCNGTLNGTSYTTGPLDGNCSVNVSTAARTARTEGSPLPTENDLLRLLGAATGSLTLGPDDSIRYDVAPLGSDGIPRGNGRVDSADLILAARRSIGIGSW encoded by the coding sequence ATGAGCCATCCTACCGTATCGATCATCATCCCCGCACGCAATGAGGCGCAGAACCTTCCCGGCGTACTGGCCGCCCTGCGGGCGGCTGTTGCCGAGTATCCGGGACGGTGTGAGCTGCTGCTGATCGACAACGGTTCCACCGACGCCACCCGGGAGGTCGCGGCGGCCCACGGCTGCGCGGTCTACGAGGACCGAACCGCCTCCATCGCGCGACTGCGCAACATCGGGGTCGAAAAATCGACGGGAACGATCGTTGCCTTCCTGGACGCCGACTGCCTGGTCCATCCCCGCTGGCTTCATTCCTGCGTGGCGAAGCTCGGCAACGACGCCATCGGCCTCACCGGAACCCGCGCCGTTCCCGACTTCAAGAACGCCACCTGGGTGGAGCTGGCTTGGTACCGGCTGGTCTCCGGCGTGGAGCGGCCGGACCATCCCCCCTGGATCGGCTCTTCCAACATGGTCATCCATCGCGACCTGTTCCGGGCCGTGGGCGGCTTTGACGAACACCTGACCACCGCCGAGGATGTGAACCTCTGCCACAAGGTACGCCAAAGCCACCTGGTCTGCCTGAACAAGGAGATCGACACCATTCATCTGCGGGAGTCCAAGACCTTGGGCAACCTGCTCAGGCGTGAACTCTGGCGCGGCGCCGGGAGCATCCGCCAGTTCCGGGACAGCAGGCGCAAGCGGGACGACGCGCCGAGCGTGCTAGTCCCGACCCTGCACCTGGCAGCCATCTGCACCCTGCCGCCGCTGCTGCCGTTCAGCATGACGGCGACGGGACTGCTGTTCGCCCTGCTGCTGCTCCTGCCACTGGCCCTGATCCACCGGAAAAAGGCGCTGGTGGGCGGTATCGCCGATTTTGCAGCAGTCTACCTGGTGGCCTCCGTGTTCCTCCTGGCACGGGCCCTGGCCGTTGGAGTCGAACTGGCCGCCATGACCGCGGCAGCGGCAACGAAGCTCTCCCCCGGCCTGTTCGCCCCGGGGCGCGCCACGGTACGCTCCCTGCTGCTGCTACTGCTCATCCTGGGCAGTGGCCCGCTCTGCTTCGGCGAGATTCTCTTCGAAGAGAACTTCGACGCCCAGCCGGACTGGAACGTCACCAACAGCTACACCGCCGAATGCGCCGGCGCCTGCGCCACCGCACCGCCCAACTGGTCCAACTACCGCACCGTGCCCGGCACTGCCGCCCTTGCCAACCCCACCGGCTCCATCCGGCGCCTGCCGGGCTCCCTGCCGGACCATGGCGGCGGCACCGGCAAGGCCTACATCGTCTACAACCAGTCGGTGGCCGGTGTGAACTGGCCCGGCGACGCCACCCTGGTCAAAGTGCTGCCCCGTGACTACCCGGAACTGTACATCCGCTTCTGGATACGGACCCAGGACAACTGGCAGACCGTGCCCAATGCCCAGTCAAAAATCTTTCGGGCCTACCACTGGGACCGTACCGGCAACCTCTTCCAATTTTTCAGCACCGGCACCGTGAACCCGGCCTACATCTGGGACTGGTCCACCAACAGCGCCAACAGCGCCACCTACATGAACGCCTACCGGTGCGACCCCCAGGAGACCAACTACTACTGCACCGCCCCCGGCGTTCCCTCCTACCAGTTAAACGACTACTACCAGCGTTGGGGCAACGGCCCGGCCGGCAACGTCTATGCCGACGGCCGCTGGCACCGCTACGACGTGCACCTGAAGATGAACGACATCGGCAGCAACAACGGCATTCTTGAGTGGTGGTGGGACGGCGTGCTGATAGAGAGCCGCCGGGATGTGCAGTGGAAGGGGGCAACCGGCTCCGATCCGGTAATCGGCTGGAACACCATCGCCATCGGCGGCAACAGCAACAACACCTTTTCCGGCGCAGTTCCCGCCGACCAGTGGTATGCCATCGACGACCTGGTGGTGAGCAGCACCCCCCTGGTCACCCCCTCGGCCGGGACCGGCAGCAGCATCAGCCCCGCCGCCGTCCAGAGCCCCGCCCAGGGCGGCAGCGTCACCTTCAGCGTCACTGCCCTGCCGGGCTACGGCATCGTCGCGGTCAGCGGCTGCAACGGCACCTTGAACGGCACCAGCTACACCACCGGTCCCCTTGACGGCAATTGCAGCGTAAACGTCAGCACCGCGGCACGCACCGCCAGGACCGAGGGAAGCCCGCTGCCGACGGAGAATGACTTGCTGCGCCTGCTGGGGGCGGCCACCGGCAGCCTCACCCTGGGGCCGGACGACAGCATCCGCTACGACGTGGCCCCCCTGGGGAGCGACGGCATTCCCCGGGGCAACGGCCGGGTGGACAGCGCCGACCTGATACTGGCGGCCCGCCGCAGCATCGGCATCGGCAGCTGGTAA
- a CDS encoding restriction endonuclease subunit S, translating into MGEVAQARLRAFSIGFGGLQTWSVAAQFAINWNWPDEVIKPLASIIRRRNEAALETLAPESMVTLLTIRFDGSIEPREPVHIKDIKGRLFRVYPGDVVFSKIDVRNGAIGLAPDDIECMCVTSEFPVYSVDFQKTDSGYVKLLFRTVAFKRLLNSMISGASGRKRIQPTQLEGVKVPIPALPIQQKIVAHWEAALTKANDLLAQADQLPGKLENQVLGELGLKKKKRKTMPKVMVTNWAELTKWNQRSTYLLGQAPDLGKGIYPVVNGRECIAEVKHGCSASPSSKPTTLKVLKLSAVTSGHFLPSEAKFIADKKQFRENFDLIKGDILMCRTNGTLAYVGRPAILEKDYPELIFPDKLMRVRCKANILPEYLEYILSSSIARPQLEANARTAVGNHAIGNEDVFNVELPLPPISVQNILIKIVQEARSDIQHAKGEALSLQRNAEQEIEKMILGTRPVEVH; encoded by the coding sequence ATGGGTGAAGTGGCACAAGCCAGACTACGAGCCTTTAGCATCGGCTTCGGAGGTTTGCAGACCTGGAGCGTTGCAGCTCAGTTCGCTATTAACTGGAACTGGCCTGATGAGGTCATCAAACCGTTGGCCAGCATCATCAGACGTCGAAACGAAGCCGCTTTGGAGACGCTAGCTCCGGAATCCATGGTTACCCTGCTGACCATTCGTTTTGATGGCTCGATTGAGCCGCGCGAGCCGGTCCACATAAAGGACATCAAAGGACGGCTGTTTCGTGTCTACCCCGGCGATGTGGTTTTTTCAAAAATTGATGTGCGCAATGGAGCAATCGGACTTGCTCCCGATGACATTGAGTGCATGTGTGTCACCTCCGAATTTCCTGTTTATTCCGTCGATTTCCAAAAAACAGATTCGGGATACGTGAAACTCCTGTTCCGAACAGTTGCGTTCAAGAGATTACTGAATTCGATGATTAGCGGTGCATCGGGCCGAAAACGGATTCAGCCAACCCAGCTTGAGGGGGTAAAAGTCCCAATCCCCGCGCTGCCGATCCAGCAGAAAATTGTGGCCCATTGGGAGGCGGCGCTAACTAAAGCCAATGACCTACTGGCCCAGGCAGACCAATTGCCTGGTAAATTGGAAAACCAAGTATTGGGAGAGCTTGGGCTCAAAAAAAAGAAACGAAAAACCATGCCAAAGGTAATGGTTACAAATTGGGCGGAGCTGACCAAATGGAATCAACGGTCCACCTATCTATTAGGCCAGGCACCGGACCTGGGCAAAGGCATCTACCCCGTTGTAAACGGACGAGAGTGCATAGCGGAGGTGAAGCATGGGTGTTCGGCGAGTCCTAGCAGTAAGCCAACAACTCTCAAGGTGCTAAAACTTAGTGCCGTCACAAGCGGTCACTTCCTGCCTTCCGAAGCGAAATTCATTGCAGACAAGAAGCAGTTTCGGGAGAACTTCGACCTTATAAAGGGCGACATTCTCATGTGCCGGACTAACGGGACACTTGCCTATGTTGGTCGCCCAGCGATTTTGGAGAAGGATTATCCCGAGCTGATTTTCCCGGACAAACTGATGCGAGTTCGATGTAAGGCCAACATTCTCCCTGAATACCTCGAATACATATTGAGCAGCAGCATCGCTCGCCCTCAACTTGAAGCAAACGCCAGAACGGCCGTAGGCAATCATGCCATCGGCAATGAGGATGTGTTCAATGTGGAACTGCCACTCCCACCGATTTCTGTGCAAAATATACTCATCAAGATAGTTCAAGAAGCAAGAAGTGATATCCAGCATGCTAAGGGAGAGGCACTCAGCTTACAAAGGAATGCTGAACAAGAAATCGAAAAAATGATTCTCGGCACCCGCCCGGTGGAGGTGCACTGA
- a CDS encoding IS481 family transposase: MTTAEKVSRRKLSLLELAADLSNVSKACKLMGYSRQQFYEIRRNYQTYGSAGLVDRMPGARGPHPNRVDESVEQAILEHCLAHPGHGPLRVANELALKGTQVSSGGVRGVWSRHNLLTKQERMLRLEKSVREQAFELSDEQIRALERFSPEFRERHIETSHTGDLVAVDTFFVGTLKGVGKVYLQSVIDCYSRYAWGKLYTNKLPVTAVHVLNEDVLPFFEEHDARISTILSDNGREFCGRPDNHPYELFLQLEEIEHRTTKVRRPQSNGFVERLHRTLLDEHFRVMGRTKWYESLDEMQTDLDTYLKTYNYDRPHQGRNMLGRTPYTVFIDGLPKNDDSDTEDYKLAA, translated from the coding sequence ATGACCACCGCCGAGAAAGTATCACGAAGAAAGCTCAGTTTGCTAGAGTTGGCCGCCGATCTTTCGAATGTCAGCAAAGCCTGCAAGCTCATGGGTTATTCGCGGCAGCAGTTCTATGAAATCCGTCGAAACTATCAGACCTACGGTTCAGCCGGTCTGGTTGATCGGATGCCCGGAGCCAGAGGCCCGCATCCTAACCGAGTCGATGAATCTGTAGAGCAGGCGATTCTTGAACACTGCCTGGCTCATCCCGGTCATGGCCCGCTACGGGTTGCCAACGAGTTAGCTCTTAAAGGTACCCAGGTTAGCTCAGGAGGCGTTCGCGGAGTCTGGAGCAGGCACAACCTGCTGACCAAACAGGAACGGATGCTGCGACTTGAAAAGAGCGTCCGGGAACAAGCCTTCGAACTGTCAGATGAGCAGATCAGGGCCTTGGAACGGTTCAGCCCTGAGTTCAGGGAGCGTCACATCGAAACCAGCCACACCGGCGATCTCGTAGCAGTGGACACCTTCTTTGTCGGCACCCTGAAAGGCGTCGGCAAAGTCTACCTGCAATCGGTCATTGATTGCTACTCACGCTACGCCTGGGGCAAGCTCTACACCAATAAGCTGCCGGTCACTGCTGTGCATGTGCTTAATGAAGACGTACTGCCGTTCTTTGAAGAACATGACGCCCGGATCAGCACCATCCTCTCGGATAATGGCAGGGAGTTCTGCGGCAGGCCGGACAATCATCCCTACGAGCTGTTCCTACAGCTTGAAGAGATCGAGCACCGCACCACCAAGGTCAGACGTCCGCAGAGCAATGGCTTTGTCGAACGGCTGCACAGAACCTTGCTTGACGAACACTTCCGGGTAATGGGCCGCACCAAGTGGTACGAGTCGTTGGACGAGATGCAGACCGATCTGGACACCTATCTCAAGACTTACAACTACGACCGCCCACACCAAGGCAGAAACATGCTTGGCAGGACGCCATACACGGTTTTCATAGACGGCTTGCCAAAGAACGACGATTCAGATACTGAGGACTACAAACTGGCAGCGTAA